One Drosophila subobscura isolate 14011-0131.10 chromosome U, UCBerk_Dsub_1.0, whole genome shotgun sequence DNA window includes the following coding sequences:
- the LOC117901210 gene encoding ATP-binding cassette sub-family G member 1 isoform X2 yields MQTTSSSLKGSTNSQNSSLQYSSDINAISLELAEHSEDFQSVTGFKYLPAWPAVNLQFAGLNCEVPDKCNAQNTKKILREVNGEFRSHELTAIMGPSGAGKTTLLNLLAGFGSVSNVGEILVNNNPRDMRVFRKMSRYIMQTDVLDPQFTVLEMMLLAAHLKLGLDLNLKQKLEVIDEILGMLRLKRSENTKALRLSGGERKRLCVALELVNNPPVLFLDEPTTGLDDLSSSQCMSLLKMLAAGGRTVICSIHTPSAKIFEMIDTVYVLAEGQCVYQGSGSNIVPYMQHLGLSCPLTYNPADFIIEVACHEYGDAYQKPMVEAIANGKVTRWTPPGDDGKVTPTKTDTTSGASSFYEMEHFDEEINPKLLQAKSSWWMQYKLLLCRMLLQMWRDKSYIKLKFYMNIVLALIVGGLYVGVGRLASKALFNFGFMFTIVIAYLYLPMMPVLLYFPSEINLLKREYFNQWYRLSSYYAAMISAKLPSMFVLAVIYLSIVYLMSSQPLEWFRFIMLFTIAFLTALTSDSFGLLISSRLSLVNGMFMGPVLAVPLILLSIHGIGYGKDTYISPIMRFLMSLSYLRHGMEGLVAALYDYGRGDTICEDTEMFCMFKKSEFLLIFLGFENMHYLWSVFCLIGFYLLFTIAAYVMIRQRLKKSTSNQMFAYVLQLLTKYFNFTSYNY; encoded by the exons ATGCaaaccaccagcagcagcctcaaagGCAGCACAAACTCCCAGAATAGTTCGCTGCAGTACAGCAGCGACATCAATGCCATCAGCCTTGAGCTAGCCGAACACTCGGAGGACTTTCAGTCGGTTACCGGATTCAAGTATTTGCCCGCGTGGCCAGCAgttaatttacaatttgcgGGACTAAATTGTGAAGTTCCGGACAAGTGCAATG CCCAAAATACGAAAAAGATTTTGCGCGAAGTGAATGGGGAATTTCGCTCCCATGAACTGACGGCGATTATGGGACCCTCGGGAGCGGGCAAGACGACGCTGTTGAATCTGCTAGCGGGATTTGG TTCTGTCAGCAATGTGGGTGAGATTTTAGTCAACAATAATCCAAGGGATATGCGAGTCTTTCGGAAAATGTCCAGATATATAATGCAG ACAGATGTTCTTGATCCGCAATTTACTGTGCTCGAAATGATGCTCCTGGCTGCACATTTAAAGTTGGGATTGGATCTGAacttaaaacaaaagctggaAGTG ATCGATGAAATTTTGGGCATGCTGCGCCTGAAAAGATCAGAAAACACAAAGGCCCTAAGGCTGTCGGGAGGTGAACGAAAGCGTCTGTGCGTGGCCCTAGAGCTGGTCAATAATCCACCTGTGCTCTTCCTGGATGAGCCCACTAC CGGTCTGGACGATCTGTCTAGCTCTCAGTGCATGTCGCTCTTGAAGATGTTGGCGGCTGGCGGGCGCACTGTTATCTGCTCCATCCACACCCCATCCGCCAAGATCTTTGAGATGATTGACACGGTCTACGTGCTGGCCGAAGGTCAGTGCGTTTAtcagggcagtggcagcaacattgtGCCCTACATGCAACACTTGGGGCTGAGCTGTCCGCTCACATACAACCCAGCGGACTTCATCATTGAGGTGGCCTGTCACGAGTATGGCGATGCGTACCAAAAGCCAATGGTGGAGGCCATTGCCAATGGCAAGGTCACGCGTTGGACTCCGCCAGGGGACGATGGCAAAGTGACACCCACAAAAACCGACACAACATCCGGCGCATCGTCCTTCTACGAAATGGAGCACTTCGATGAGGAAATTAATCCAAAGCTGTTGCAGGCAAAATCTAGCTGGTGGATGCAGtacaagctgctgctgtgccgcaTGTTGCTACAAATGTGGCGGGATAAA TCATACATCAAGCTCAAGTTCTACATGAACATAGTGCTGGCACTTATCGTGGGAGGCCTTTATGTGGGAGTGGGCCGCCTGGCATCCAAGGCGCTGTTCAACTTTGGCTTTATGTTCACCATTGTCATAGCTTACTTGTACCTGCCCATGATGCCGGTGCTGCTCTACT TTCCCTCGGAAATCAATCTATTGAAGCGGGAATACTTCAACCAGTGGTACCGCCTGAGCTCCTACTATGCTGCTATGATTTCTGCCAAGCTGCCATCGATGTTCGTACTGgctgttatttatttatcgatTGTGTACTTAATGTCCAGCCAGCCGCTGGAGTGGTTCCGCTTCATTATGCTCTTCACGATAGCCTTTCTGACGGCCCTAACTTCGGATAGTTTTGGCTTGCTGATTTCCAGTCGCCTAAGCCTGGTG AATGGCATGTTCATGGGCCCGGTGTTGGCAGTGCCGCTGATCTTGCTATCTATACATGGCATTGGCTATGgcaaagatacatacatatcgcCCATCATGCGATTCCTGATGTCTCTCAGCTATTTGCGTCACGGCATGGAGGGGCTGGTGGCAGCGCTCTACGACTACGGCCGGGGCGACACAATCTGCGAAGACACCGAAATGTTTTGCATGTTCAAAAAATCCGAGTTCTTGTTGATCTTTTTGGGCTTCGAGAACATGCACTATCTGTGGTCCGTCTTCTGCTTGattggcttttatttgctcTTTACCATCGCGGCGTATGTCATGATACGGCAGCGACTGAAGAAGTCAACGTCCAATCAAATGTTCGCCTACGTCCTGCAGCTGTTGACTAAATACTTTAATTTTACATCATACAATTACTAA
- the LOC117901210 gene encoding ATP-binding cassette sub-family G member 1 isoform X1, producing the protein MKCVEKSSLLSAKLVSRTKAARFVVVSKRKIKMQTTSSSLKGSTNSQNSSLQYSSDINAISLELAEHSEDFQSVTGFKYLPAWPAVNLQFAGLNCEVPDKCNAQNTKKILREVNGEFRSHELTAIMGPSGAGKTTLLNLLAGFGSVSNVGEILVNNNPRDMRVFRKMSRYIMQTDVLDPQFTVLEMMLLAAHLKLGLDLNLKQKLEVIDEILGMLRLKRSENTKALRLSGGERKRLCVALELVNNPPVLFLDEPTTGLDDLSSSQCMSLLKMLAAGGRTVICSIHTPSAKIFEMIDTVYVLAEGQCVYQGSGSNIVPYMQHLGLSCPLTYNPADFIIEVACHEYGDAYQKPMVEAIANGKVTRWTPPGDDGKVTPTKTDTTSGASSFYEMEHFDEEINPKLLQAKSSWWMQYKLLLCRMLLQMWRDKSYIKLKFYMNIVLALIVGGLYVGVGRLASKALFNFGFMFTIVIAYLYLPMMPVLLYFPSEINLLKREYFNQWYRLSSYYAAMISAKLPSMFVLAVIYLSIVYLMSSQPLEWFRFIMLFTIAFLTALTSDSFGLLISSRLSLVNGMFMGPVLAVPLILLSIHGIGYGKDTYISPIMRFLMSLSYLRHGMEGLVAALYDYGRGDTICEDTEMFCMFKKSEFLLIFLGFENMHYLWSVFCLIGFYLLFTIAAYVMIRQRLKKSTSNQMFAYVLQLLTKYFNFTSYNY; encoded by the exons ATGAAATGCGTTGAAAAAAGTTCTTTACTCAGTGCGAAATTAGTTTCCAGAACGAAAGCAGCGCGTTTTGTGGTCGTTTCAAAGC GCAAAATCAAGATGCaaaccaccagcagcagcctcaaagGCAGCACAAACTCCCAGAATAGTTCGCTGCAGTACAGCAGCGACATCAATGCCATCAGCCTTGAGCTAGCCGAACACTCGGAGGACTTTCAGTCGGTTACCGGATTCAAGTATTTGCCCGCGTGGCCAGCAgttaatttacaatttgcgGGACTAAATTGTGAAGTTCCGGACAAGTGCAATG CCCAAAATACGAAAAAGATTTTGCGCGAAGTGAATGGGGAATTTCGCTCCCATGAACTGACGGCGATTATGGGACCCTCGGGAGCGGGCAAGACGACGCTGTTGAATCTGCTAGCGGGATTTGG TTCTGTCAGCAATGTGGGTGAGATTTTAGTCAACAATAATCCAAGGGATATGCGAGTCTTTCGGAAAATGTCCAGATATATAATGCAG ACAGATGTTCTTGATCCGCAATTTACTGTGCTCGAAATGATGCTCCTGGCTGCACATTTAAAGTTGGGATTGGATCTGAacttaaaacaaaagctggaAGTG ATCGATGAAATTTTGGGCATGCTGCGCCTGAAAAGATCAGAAAACACAAAGGCCCTAAGGCTGTCGGGAGGTGAACGAAAGCGTCTGTGCGTGGCCCTAGAGCTGGTCAATAATCCACCTGTGCTCTTCCTGGATGAGCCCACTAC CGGTCTGGACGATCTGTCTAGCTCTCAGTGCATGTCGCTCTTGAAGATGTTGGCGGCTGGCGGGCGCACTGTTATCTGCTCCATCCACACCCCATCCGCCAAGATCTTTGAGATGATTGACACGGTCTACGTGCTGGCCGAAGGTCAGTGCGTTTAtcagggcagtggcagcaacattgtGCCCTACATGCAACACTTGGGGCTGAGCTGTCCGCTCACATACAACCCAGCGGACTTCATCATTGAGGTGGCCTGTCACGAGTATGGCGATGCGTACCAAAAGCCAATGGTGGAGGCCATTGCCAATGGCAAGGTCACGCGTTGGACTCCGCCAGGGGACGATGGCAAAGTGACACCCACAAAAACCGACACAACATCCGGCGCATCGTCCTTCTACGAAATGGAGCACTTCGATGAGGAAATTAATCCAAAGCTGTTGCAGGCAAAATCTAGCTGGTGGATGCAGtacaagctgctgctgtgccgcaTGTTGCTACAAATGTGGCGGGATAAA TCATACATCAAGCTCAAGTTCTACATGAACATAGTGCTGGCACTTATCGTGGGAGGCCTTTATGTGGGAGTGGGCCGCCTGGCATCCAAGGCGCTGTTCAACTTTGGCTTTATGTTCACCATTGTCATAGCTTACTTGTACCTGCCCATGATGCCGGTGCTGCTCTACT TTCCCTCGGAAATCAATCTATTGAAGCGGGAATACTTCAACCAGTGGTACCGCCTGAGCTCCTACTATGCTGCTATGATTTCTGCCAAGCTGCCATCGATGTTCGTACTGgctgttatttatttatcgatTGTGTACTTAATGTCCAGCCAGCCGCTGGAGTGGTTCCGCTTCATTATGCTCTTCACGATAGCCTTTCTGACGGCCCTAACTTCGGATAGTTTTGGCTTGCTGATTTCCAGTCGCCTAAGCCTGGTG AATGGCATGTTCATGGGCCCGGTGTTGGCAGTGCCGCTGATCTTGCTATCTATACATGGCATTGGCTATGgcaaagatacatacatatcgcCCATCATGCGATTCCTGATGTCTCTCAGCTATTTGCGTCACGGCATGGAGGGGCTGGTGGCAGCGCTCTACGACTACGGCCGGGGCGACACAATCTGCGAAGACACCGAAATGTTTTGCATGTTCAAAAAATCCGAGTTCTTGTTGATCTTTTTGGGCTTCGAGAACATGCACTATCTGTGGTCCGTCTTCTGCTTGattggcttttatttgctcTTTACCATCGCGGCGTATGTCATGATACGGCAGCGACTGAAGAAGTCAACGTCCAATCAAATGTTCGCCTACGTCCTGCAGCTGTTGACTAAATACTTTAATTTTACATCATACAATTACTAA
- the LOC117901210 gene encoding ATP-binding cassette sub-family G member 1 isoform X3 — MKCVEKSSLLSAKLVSRTKAARFVVVSKRKIKMQTTSSSLKGSTNSQNSSLQYSSDINAISLELAEHSEDFQSVTGFKYLPAWPAVNLQFAGLNCEVPDKCNAQNTKKILREVNGEFRSHELTAIMGPSGAGKTTLLNLLAGFG; from the exons ATGAAATGCGTTGAAAAAAGTTCTTTACTCAGTGCGAAATTAGTTTCCAGAACGAAAGCAGCGCGTTTTGTGGTCGTTTCAAAGC GCAAAATCAAGATGCaaaccaccagcagcagcctcaaagGCAGCACAAACTCCCAGAATAGTTCGCTGCAGTACAGCAGCGACATCAATGCCATCAGCCTTGAGCTAGCCGAACACTCGGAGGACTTTCAGTCGGTTACCGGATTCAAGTATTTGCCCGCGTGGCCAGCAgttaatttacaatttgcgGGACTAAATTGTGAAGTTCCGGACAAGTGCAATG CCCAAAATACGAAAAAGATTTTGCGCGAAGTGAATGGGGAATTTCGCTCCCATGAACTGACGGCGATTATGGGACCCTCGGGAGCGGGCAAGACGACGCTGTTGAATCTGCTAGCGGGATTTGGGTAA
- the LOC117901211 gene encoding ATP-binding cassette sub-family G member 4, producing MTKSDNANLLNDNRLGPGGAAQLKAQIMPAQPKTLQHLPKRPAVDLAFHNLTYRVKEGNRSNAKTILKGVSGRLRSGELTAIMGPSGAGKSTLLNILSGYKTSSIEGSVTMNGAERNLSAFRKLSAYIMQDNQLHGNLTVQEAMTVATNLKLSKKFTKPEKNSMIDDILLTLSLSEHRNTMTRNLSGGQKKRLSIALELVSNPPIMFFDEPTSGLDSSTCFQCIHLLKMLAAGGRTVICTIHQPSARLFEMFDQLYTLADGQCVYQGSTRQLVPFLSTLNLECPSYHNPASYVIEVSCGEHGDHTRKLVEAIDNGKRDIRSSADYAGLKARNDLVKVQNLKAILDKNDASNVSGSKYEDNLTLNNGLLNGMVNDIVKNTNSSTAVVSTNEKGDAMIDVEKTDNCTTALLSEEITSPERYPTSQFHQFWVVLKRTLLFSYRDWTLMYLRLFAHLLVGFLIGALYYDIGNDGAKVLSNLGFLFFNMLFLMYTSMTITILSFPLEMPVLLKENFNRWYSLKSYYLAISVADLPFQAIFCVIYVSIVYYFTSQPWELFRFSMFLSACLLISFVAQSVGLVVGAAMNVQNGVFLAPVMSVPFLLFSGFFVSFDAIPVYLRWITYLSYIRYGFEGTALATYGYEREKLRCFQTYCHFKSPITTLEELDMVNANFTLDIVALVVIFVVLRVSAYLFLRWKLKTVR from the exons ATGACTAAGAGCgataatgcaaatttattgaacGACAACAGGCTGGGACCTGGAGGAGCAGCCCAGCTGAAAGCCCAGATAATGCCCGCCCAGCCGAAGACCCTGCAGCATTTGCCCAAGCGACCGGCAGTGGACTTGGCGTTCCACAACCTGACATACCGTGTCAAGGAAGGAAACCGCAGCA ATGCCAAAACCATTCTGAAGGGCGTCAGTGGGCGCCTGCGGTCGGGAGAGCTCACAGCCATCATGGGACCATCCGGCGCTGGCAAGAGTACGCTGCTCAATATTTTGTCCGGCTACAA AACGTCGAGCATCGAAGGAAGCGTCACCATGAATGGCGCTGAGCGCAATCTGAGTGCTTTCCGCAAGTTATCTGCCTACATCATGCAGGATAATCAGCTGCACGGAAATCTAACTGTACAGGAAGCGATGACGGTGGCAACGAATTTAAAGCTCAGCAAAAAATTCACAAAGCCTGAGAAGAACTCAATG ATCGATGACATTTTGCTGACTCTGAGCTTGAGTGAGCACCGCAATACGATGACTCGCAATCTGTCAGGCGGTCAGAAGAAGCGTCTGTCCATTGCCTTGGAGCTGGTCAGCAATCCGCCCATCATGTTCTTCGATGAACCCACCTCCGGGCTGGACAGCTCGACCTGTTTCCAGTGCATTCATCTGCTGAAAATGCTGGCCGCAGGCGGACGCACAGTTATATGCACCATCCATCAGCCCTCCGCCCGTCTCTTCGAGATGTTCGATCAGTTGTACACTCTGGCCGATGGACAGTGCGTCTACCAGGGCAGCACCAGGCAGCTGGTGCCCTTCCTCTCCACCCTGAACCTGGAGTGCCCCAGCTACCACAATCCGGCCAGCTATGTCATTGAGGTTTCTTGCGGAGAGCACGGCGATCACACGCGCAAGCTGGTGGAGGCAATCGACAATGGCAAGAGGGACATCCGCTCCTCAGCAGACTACGCCGGACTGAAGGCCCGCAATGATCTGGTGAAGGTACAGAACCTGAAGGCCATTCTGGACAAGAACGATGCCTCGAATGTCAGCGGCAGCAAGTACGAGGATAATCTGACCCTGAACAATGGCTTGCTCAACGGCATGGTAAACGATATTGTGAAGAACACGAACTCCAGCACCGCCGTGGTCAGTACCAATGAGAAGGGCGATGCCATGATCGATGTGGAGAAGACGGACAACTGCACAACGGCCTTGCTCTCCGAGGAGATAACATCGCCAGAGCGTTATCCCACATCGCAGTTCCATCAGTTCTGGGTGGTGCTCAAGCGGACACTCCTCTTCAGCTATCGCGATTGG aCACTTATGTATCTGCGTTTGTTTGCTCATCTGTTGGTTGGCTTTCTCATTGGTGCGCTCTACTACGACATTGGCAACGATGGAGCCAAGGTGCTCAGCAATTTGGGTTTCTTGTTCTTCAACATGCTGTTCCTCATGTACACCTCAATGACCATTACGATTCTATCAT TCCCACTGGAGATGCCCGTGCTGTTAAAGGAGAACTTTAATCGCTGGTACTCGTTGAAATCCTACTACCTGGCTATATCAGTGGCTGATCTACCATTTCAA GCAATCTTCTGTGTCATCTACGTGTCCATCGTTTATTACTTCACCTCGCAGCCTTGGGAGCTGTTCCGTTTCTCGATGTTCCTGTCGGCCTGCCTGCTCATCTCGTTTGTCGCGCAGTCTGTTGGTCTCGTGGTTGGTGCTGCCATGAATGTCCAGAATGGAGTCTTCCTTGCCCCGGTCATGTCCGTGCCATTCCTGTTGTTCTCCGGCTTCTTCGTCTCATTCGACGCTATACCGGTGTACCTACGCTGGATCACATATCTGTCGTACATCCGCTATGGCTTCGAGGGCACTGCGCTGGCCACTTATGGCTATGAGCGCGAGAAGCTGCGCTGCTTCCAGACCTATTGCCATTTCAAGTCGCCCATAACgacgctggaggagctggacatGGTGAATGCCAACTTTACCCTGGATATTGTGGCCCTTGTTGTGATCTTTGTGGTTCTGCGTGTATCAGCGTACCTCTTCTTGCGCTGGAAGCTGAAGACCGTGCGCTAA
- the LOC117901214 gene encoding glutamine synthetase 1, mitochondrial translates to MAFRVAGLFLKKELVAPATQQLRLFRTSNTARATFLVNSPNTALDKSILQRYRNLETPANRVQATYLWIDGTGENIRLKDRVLDKVPSSVEDLPDWQYDGSSTYQAHGENSDTTLKPRAIYRDPFKPGKNDVIVLCDTYNADGKPTPSNKRAAFQAAVDKIGDQEPWFGIEQEYTLLDVDGRPFGWPDNGFPAPQGPYYCGVGADRVYARDLVEAHTVACLYAGIDFAGTNAEVMPAQWEYQVGPSNGLKASDDLWVSRYILQRIAEEYGIVVTFDPKPMEGQWNGAGAHTNFSTKAMRADGGIKAIEAAIEKLSKQHERHIKAYDPKEGKDNERRLVGRLETSSIDQFSWGVANRAVSVRVPRGVATAGKGYFEDRRPSSNCDPYAVCGALVRTCLLNE, encoded by the coding sequence ATGGCATTCCGCGTGGCCGGACTCTTCCTGAAAAAAGAGCTTGTTGCTCCTGCAACACAGCAGCTCCGACTATTCCGCACATCCAACACAGCGAGGGCCACGTTCCTGGTGAATTCCCCAAACACGGCCCTGGACAAGAGCATCCTGCAGAGATATCGCAATCTGGAGACGCCAGCCAATCGGGTGCAGGCCACGTACCTCTGGATTGACGGCACTGGCGAGAACATTCGCCTGAAGGATCGCGTTCTCGACAAAGTGCCAAGCTCCGTGGAGGACTTGCCCGACTGGCAGTACGATGGCAGCTCCACCTACCAGGCGCATGGCGAGAACTCGGACACCACTCTCAAGCCGCGTGCCATCTACCGAGATCCCTTCAAGCCGGGCAAGAACGACGTCATCGTGCTGTGCGACACCTACAATGCCGATGGCAAGCCGACACCGTCCAACAAGCGTGCAGCCTTCCAGGCTGCCGTTGACAAGATTGGGGACCAGGAGCCCTGGTTTGGCATTGAACAGGAGTACACGCTGCTCGATGTGGATGGTCGTCCCTTCGGCTGGCCCGACAACGGCTTCCCAGCACCGCAGGGACCCTACTACTGCGGCGTTGGTGCCGACCGCGTGTACGCCCGCGATCTCGTGGAAGCCCACACCGTGGCCTGCCTGTACGCAGGCATTGACTTTGCCGGCACCAACGCTGAGGTGATGCCCGCCCAGTGGGAGTATCAGGTAGGTCCCAGCAACGGCCTGAAGGCCAGCGATGATCTCTGGGTCTCGCGCTACATCCTGCAGCGCATTGCCGAGGAGTACGGCATCGTCGTCACCTTCGACCCCAAGCCCATGGAGGGCCAGTGGAATGGAGCCGGCGCCCACACGAACTTCTCCACCAAGGCGATGCGCGCTGATGGGGGAATCAAGGCAATCGAGGCGGCCATCGAGAAGCTGAGCAAGCAGCACGAGCGCCACATCAAGGCGTACGACCCCAAGGAGGGCAAGGACAACGAACGGCGCCTGGTCGGCCGTCTGGAGACCTCCAGCATCGACCAGTTCTCGTGGGGCGTGGCCAACCGGGCTGTCAGTGTGCGGGTGCCACGAGGCGTTGCGACAGCTGGCAAGGGTTACTTCGAGGATCGCCGCCCCAGCTCCAACTGCGACCCGTACGCCGTGTGTGGCGCCCTGGTGCGCACTTGCCTGCTCAACGAGTAG
- the LOC117900694 gene encoding uncharacterized protein LOC117900694, producing the protein MRFAWSTLVSIVAWMMLTMRLEIECKESCYYVILTYSNWTDDRPRFVVNMTFSNQTGISSITTINEEIASPVSRILIVQRAGKEKSRTIYNASTRLCDLQNVFNSVPLFKPAKDSVLKQSNYTMSCPLTKGTYAMNNMRVNPKNPLLSLLYQPKHSFMVKGGLYEELPRGRMRPLSTYFMTGKVIKRSCGANE; encoded by the exons ATGCGCTTTGCTTGGAGCACTCTTGTGTCCATCGTCGCTTGGATGATGCTGACTATGCGCCTGGAAATTGAGTGCAAGGAG AGCTGTTATTATGTGATTTTAACCTACTCCAACTGGACAGACGATCGTCCCCGCTTTGTAGTGAATATGACATTTTCAAACCAAACTGGAATTAGCTCCATTACCACCATCAATGAAGAGATCGCCTCGCCTGTCTCCCGTATCCTAATCGTTCAGCGCGCCGGCAAGGAGAAGTCCCGCACCATCTACAACGCATCCACCAGGTTGTGCGacttgcaaaatgttttcaacTCGGTGCCGCTCTTCAAGCCCGCCAAGGACAGCGTGCTCAAGCAGAGTAACTACACCATGAGCTGCCCGCTCACCAAGGGCACCTACGCCATGAACAACATGCGCGTCAATCCCAAGAATCCGCTCCTCAGCTTGCTCTATCAGCCAAAGCATTCCTTCATGGTAAAGGGAGGATTATACGAGGAACTCCCTCGTGGCCGCATGAGACCGTTGTCTACTTATTTTATGACGGGCAAGGTTATAAAAAGGTCTTGCGGTGCTAACGAATGA
- the LOC117901664 gene encoding uncharacterized protein LOC117901664, translating to MDSLPDICDLHQVIEPHLGGGRLRSYQTNSLTQPGDNYGSVLLSIRAQVQRPNGGELYEVNLVAKVPPTDPKYWQFIQPERTCLTENAVYKILAPALATLQAEAGIPQAEHFDGFAQYYGSRTTLDPSCQLVDHDAILVLENLRGSQYVPGQRLQPYDLPHTLMALTYMAQFHALPLALRLLKPHVFQEQVKPFFEKFDWHAAAPESKAVMKAETLEDVRKATNNNEELVSRVKQLSDEFFDFLAAPASMPDGPFTSIIHSDFWINNLMFRYDPSGQPTHMKIIDFQTAQYDSVVHDIISFLLSSVDIPILELHFEHMLEVYYKTFISCLARVGAQISGYSYTAFRAEVKHVAYIQVPHAIFMTRFILADNVTAQQTEQRQLAEVLKNTGSERICHKLKQILSIAQQFDILY from the exons ATGGACAGTTTGCCAGATATTTGTGATCTTCATCAGGTTATCGAGCCACACCTTGGGGGTGGAAGACTGCGCAGCTATCAAACAAACAGCTTGACGCAGCCGGGCGACAATTATGGCAGCGTTCTGCTATCAATTCGCGCACAGGTTCAACGCCCAAATGGAGGAGAGCTTTATGAAGTGAATTTGGTGGCTAAAGTACCACCAACAGATCCCAAATACTGGCAGTTTATTCAGCCGGAAAGGACTTGTCTCACTGAAAATGCTGTGTATAAAATCCTGGCGCCTGCCCTGGCCACACTGCAGGCAGAGGCGGGCATTCCACAGGCTGAACATTTTGATGGATTCGCGCAGTACTACGGCTCACGGACAACGCTTGATCCGAGCTGCCAGCTGGTGGATCATGATGCCATATTGGTGCTGGAAAATCTGAGGGGAAGTCAGTACGTTCCAGGCCAGCGGCTGCAGCCCTACGATCTACCACACACATTGATGGCGCTCACGTACATGGCCCAGTTTCATGCGCTACCTCTGGCACTGCGACTGCTGAAGCCTCATGTATTCCAGGAGCAGGTGAAACCTTTCTTCGAGAAGTTCGATTGGCATGCGGCTGCGCCAGAATCGAAGGCTGTTATGAAAGCGGAGACACTAGAAGACGTACGCAAAGCGACTAACAATAACGAAGAGTTGGTTTCACGCGTTAAGCAATTGTCCGACGAGTTCTTTGACTTTCTGGCAGCTCCCGCAAGCATGCCAGATGGGCCATTTACTAGCATAATTCACTCGGACTTCTGGATCAACAATCTAATGTTCCGTTACG acCCCTCTGGCCAGCCCACTCACATGAAAATAATCGACTTTCAAACAGCACAATATGATTCCGTTGTGCATGACATAATCTCGTTTCTGTTATCAAGCGTTGATATTCCTATCTTGGAGCTACACTTCGAACACATGTTGGAGGTCTACTACAAGACATTCATAAGCTGTCTGGCGCGAGTGGGGGCACAGATATCAGGATACAGCTACACAGC GTTTCGGGCTGAGGTGAAGCATGTTGCCTACATTCAGGTGCCGCATGCTATATTCATGACGAGATTCATTCTGGCCGACAATGTGACCGCACAGCAAACAGAACAGCGTCAGCTGGCCGAAGTGCTGAAGAACACGGGCTCGGAGCGCATATGCCATAAACTGAAGCAGATACTAAGCATAGCACAGCAGTTTGACATATTGTACTAA